Proteins found in one Chitinivorax tropicus genomic segment:
- a CDS encoding response regulator, producing the protein MFRSITARMMLLTITAVIGLLAITMVGRYEMEEIYDDANNGNINAIPSLILLADLNQYFLRLEQQTLRRIHASDNQEISQTESKIGEYRQQVQATILKYETDGCLGTDCIADNKDRSYLLQEKDLWVRYTTQLDLLLEELRKRTDSEDKIQSAQAKLNQISSQMLTEVAAHRQYNVEIAASRSGQAVATKNQALYIVLGLCGTLLLIIGSIGFQTARSIIRQLGGEPDTASHITSRLAAGDVSSDIPLRPGDTTSLMARIRFMSNTMARLATRAESIGRGNLTDEVELASDQDRLGKAINEMIRMLRAGKLENDRRNWLKDGYSKISAALTGDLNTEQLADTAISLLSRYLDAGRGVFYIYSGTSGQLELIGSYMHIERAHIGARFALGEGAVGQVGRERKPIILAVGHHNQIDPVITGTTAVPPQFTYTYPLLHEKELIGVIELASVVAFDDLKLEFLSNAASMLASLLYVADQRARVKNLLSASEAAERELRIQSEQLREINAQMETQQQQLQQQAEELQQSNTQMEEQQQQLQQQAEELRQSNAQMEEQRQQLLIQNEQLQDAQQEQEAKAAQLAQANQYKSEFLSNMSHELRTPLNSIILLSKMMCNDGAAKLGNDAFEWAKVIHRSGQELLRLINDVLDLSKVEAGKMDLHLDAIASQTVSIEMQGMFEHLAKDKGLNFSVIDDLRGTFVSDWDKLSQILRNLIANAIKFTRLGGVTLTIGHDPDAELPIYLSVRDTGIGIPEEKRALVFEAFQQADGSTSREFGGTGLGLTISLRFAQMLGGTITLSSEPGKGSEFTLHLPHDIAQHAPTPSTMAAPPPTTEAVCDDRHTLNPDDATILLIDDDVTFGRSLLAMNNRLGYKTLVANTGQEGIDLARKHQPQGILLDLELPDMDGRQVLHELKRDRLLSQIPVHIVSARDRDEALLKQGAIGYLQKPVDDDGLTMAERALLKAIDHESRQCILIIDPDQTHAQSLAQLLGTRHATLAVVPDSDWQALKQQYDSRLAIISLHQDVDQALSIAAKLRVANPSIGLVFFADQPTDDEQTQQLQRYSDCIIVKTDQSEQRLQENVERFLRGVSQERIALQTPSVDVGNEQLLSGCKILLVDDDPRNLFVMTAALERYGAELVTALNGKRALDVLGQQAVDVVLMDIMMPEMDGNEAIRSIRANPALNGLPVIAITAKAAPIDQAEVMQAGADDYMAKPVDYDMLLAKISRWRTGRQG; encoded by the coding sequence ATGTTCCGAAGCATCACGGCAAGAATGATGTTGCTGACCATCACCGCGGTGATCGGCCTGCTGGCCATCACTATGGTTGGCCGGTACGAGATGGAGGAGATCTACGACGATGCCAACAATGGCAACATCAACGCCATTCCCAGCCTGATCCTGCTGGCTGACCTGAACCAGTATTTTCTGCGCCTGGAACAGCAGACGCTCCGACGCATCCATGCGTCGGACAACCAGGAAATCTCGCAGACGGAAAGCAAAATAGGTGAGTATCGGCAACAGGTGCAAGCCACGATATTGAAGTACGAGACAGATGGCTGCCTCGGAACGGACTGCATTGCAGACAACAAAGACAGAAGCTACCTGCTGCAAGAGAAAGACCTTTGGGTCCGCTACACCACACAGTTGGATCTGTTGCTTGAGGAGCTGCGAAAGCGTACTGACAGCGAGGACAAAATCCAGTCGGCGCAGGCCAAGCTGAACCAAATCAGCAGCCAGATGCTCACCGAGGTGGCAGCACACCGCCAATACAATGTGGAGATCGCAGCCAGCCGATCCGGCCAGGCCGTCGCCACCAAAAACCAAGCCTTGTATATTGTGTTGGGGCTCTGTGGCACCTTACTGCTCATCATTGGCAGTATTGGCTTTCAAACCGCACGCTCGATCATCAGGCAGCTTGGTGGCGAGCCTGATACCGCTTCCCATATCACCAGCCGCCTGGCTGCGGGGGATGTCTCTTCCGACATTCCGCTACGCCCTGGCGACACCACCAGCCTGATGGCTCGCATCCGTTTCATGAGCAACACCATGGCACGCCTTGCTACCCGAGCGGAAAGCATCGGACGAGGCAATCTGACCGATGAAGTCGAGCTTGCCTCGGATCAAGACCGCTTGGGCAAGGCCATCAACGAGATGATCCGGATGCTGCGGGCCGGTAAGCTTGAAAATGATCGGCGCAATTGGTTGAAAGATGGGTACAGCAAGATCTCCGCTGCGTTGACGGGGGATCTGAATACCGAGCAACTGGCGGACACCGCCATTTCACTGTTGAGCCGGTATCTGGACGCCGGACGTGGTGTGTTCTACATCTACTCGGGGACTTCAGGACAGCTGGAGCTGATCGGCAGCTATATGCACATCGAACGCGCCCACATTGGTGCGCGATTCGCGTTGGGCGAGGGCGCGGTCGGACAGGTTGGGCGCGAGCGCAAGCCCATCATCCTCGCCGTTGGGCATCACAACCAAATCGATCCGGTCATCACCGGCACCACCGCCGTTCCACCCCAGTTCACCTACACTTATCCGCTCCTGCACGAGAAAGAATTGATTGGGGTGATCGAGCTGGCCAGCGTGGTCGCTTTTGACGACTTGAAGCTGGAATTCCTGAGCAATGCAGCCAGCATGCTGGCATCGCTTCTCTACGTTGCCGATCAGCGCGCCAGGGTGAAAAACTTGCTGTCCGCCAGTGAAGCCGCCGAGCGCGAGCTGCGGATACAAAGCGAACAGTTGCGGGAAATCAACGCACAAATGGAAACCCAACAGCAGCAACTGCAGCAGCAGGCAGAGGAGCTGCAACAGAGCAACACGCAGATGGAGGAGCAACAGCAGCAACTGCAACAGCAAGCCGAGGAGCTGCGCCAAAGCAATGCACAAATGGAGGAACAGCGTCAGCAGCTGCTGATACAGAACGAGCAGCTGCAGGATGCACAACAGGAGCAGGAGGCCAAGGCAGCGCAGCTGGCGCAGGCGAATCAGTACAAATCCGAGTTCTTATCCAATATGTCTCATGAGCTGCGCACCCCGCTCAACTCGATCATCCTGCTGTCAAAGATGATGTGCAATGACGGGGCGGCCAAGCTGGGCAACGATGCATTTGAATGGGCCAAGGTGATTCATCGCTCTGGGCAGGAGCTGTTGCGCCTGATCAATGACGTGCTTGATCTCTCCAAGGTGGAGGCCGGCAAGATGGATCTGCACCTCGATGCGATTGCCAGTCAGACAGTCAGCATCGAAATGCAGGGCATGTTCGAGCACCTGGCCAAAGACAAAGGGCTGAATTTCAGCGTGATCGACGATTTACGTGGCACGTTTGTTTCGGACTGGGACAAATTGTCTCAGATCCTGCGCAATCTGATCGCCAATGCCATCAAATTCACCCGTCTTGGCGGGGTGACGCTCACCATTGGCCATGATCCGGACGCCGAGTTACCGATTTATCTGAGCGTGCGTGATACGGGGATTGGGATTCCAGAAGAAAAACGCGCTCTGGTATTCGAGGCCTTCCAGCAAGCGGATGGCTCCACCTCGCGTGAGTTTGGTGGCACGGGGCTGGGGCTGACCATCAGCCTGCGTTTCGCACAGATGCTTGGTGGCACCATCACCTTGTCGAGCGAGCCCGGCAAAGGCAGTGAATTCACACTGCACCTGCCACATGACATCGCACAACATGCACCCACCCCATCCACAATGGCCGCCCCGCCACCTACCACGGAAGCGGTCTGTGATGATCGCCATACCCTCAACCCGGACGACGCCACCATCTTACTGATCGATGACGATGTGACGTTTGGTCGCAGCTTGTTGGCCATGAACAACCGCCTTGGCTACAAAACGCTGGTGGCCAATACCGGGCAAGAAGGCATCGACCTGGCACGCAAACATCAACCACAAGGGATTTTGCTCGATCTGGAGCTGCCAGACATGGATGGCAGGCAGGTGTTGCACGAGCTGAAACGCGATCGATTGCTTTCGCAGATTCCAGTGCATATCGTATCCGCCAGAGATCGTGATGAGGCATTGCTGAAACAGGGCGCCATCGGCTACCTGCAGAAGCCCGTCGATGATGATGGCCTGACCATGGCCGAGCGCGCACTGCTGAAAGCCATTGACCATGAAAGCAGGCAATGCATCTTGATCATCGACCCAGACCAGACTCACGCACAGTCGCTGGCCCAGCTGCTGGGCACTCGCCATGCCACTCTGGCGGTGGTGCCAGACAGTGATTGGCAGGCGCTGAAGCAGCAATACGACAGCCGATTGGCCATCATCAGTCTGCATCAGGATGTGGATCAGGCACTCAGCATCGCCGCCAAGTTAAGGGTGGCCAACCCAAGTATCGGTTTGGTCTTCTTTGCCGACCAGCCCACTGACGATGAACAGACCCAACAACTGCAACGCTACTCAGACTGCATCATTGTCAAGACAGATCAATCTGAACAACGCCTGCAGGAAAACGTAGAGCGTTTCCTGCGCGGTGTGTCACAGGAGCGGATTGCGCTGCAAACCCCCAGCGTCGATGTCGGTAATGAACAATTGTTGAGTGGATGCAAGATCCTGCTGGTTGACGACGATCCCCGCAATCTGTTCGTGATGACGGCGGCACTGGAGCGTTACGGCGCCGAGCTGGTCACGGCGCTCAATGGCAAACGTGCGCTCGACGTGCTCGGCCAGCAGGCTGTGGATGTCGTCTTGATGGACATCATGATGCCGGAAATGGATGGTAACGAAGCCATTCGGTCGATCCGCGCCAACCCGGCCCTGAATGGCCTGCCTGTCATTGCCATCACCGCCAAGGCCGCACCCATCGACCAAGCCGAGGTGATGCAGGCGGGCGCTGATGATTACATGGCCAAGCCTGTGGACTATGACATGCTGCTGGCCAAGATCTCACGTTGGCGCACCGGTCGGCAAGGATGA
- a CDS encoding TolC family outer membrane protein, with protein sequence MNYRLKPVAATLVLLALPLTTYAESLKEAAEQAVLRNPEVTAKWHGFKAAVEDKKAAKGGWLPRVDLNAYAGREHKESPSVKSTTFNHPGASIELRQLIFDGFGVSSNIERLGFTAAARYYELLAASDDAALEAARAYIDVQRYTQLATLAQENYAVHKEIHDQIQQRVTAGVGRRVDLEQAGGRLALAESNWLTEASNLHDVSARYERLIGRSPRSALEALPDLQGKLPPNAELMPRAVSRNPLIQTAKANIQAAKANVNERKSAHYPTLELRASQAVDRDRDGIDGTHKDGSIRLVLNYNLFNGGGDQARIRAAAENMYTAVDQREKACRDIRQITRIAWNDNLRLKEQQGYLEQHELSTTKARDAYRQQFDIGQRSLLDVLDTENELFEARRAVVRARHDRRLAEIRVLAATHDLLPALGLSALPGDDEVNKHLINDDDFKCPTDLPSAMPLDRSAAMAGRPALTPTSLPAQAPAAKPMAGTPEEAIRQTVTQWAAAWRAKEFDAFASHYANSFSPENQQPNSNWQAQRRARLAKAGSISVVVEDISIKLQGKDKAQVNFLQRYRSDSYSDNVMKQLDMVLEQGAWKINREMVTQTLPK encoded by the coding sequence ATGAATTATCGACTAAAGCCCGTTGCAGCGACACTTGTCCTCTTGGCCTTGCCCCTCACTACATACGCCGAATCTCTCAAGGAAGCCGCCGAGCAAGCCGTATTACGCAACCCGGAAGTCACCGCAAAATGGCACGGCTTCAAGGCTGCGGTGGAAGACAAAAAAGCCGCTAAAGGTGGCTGGCTGCCTCGTGTCGATCTGAACGCCTATGCAGGCCGGGAGCACAAGGAAAGCCCCTCGGTCAAATCGACGACTTTCAACCACCCAGGTGCGTCAATTGAGCTTCGTCAGTTGATTTTTGACGGTTTTGGCGTCAGCAGCAACATCGAGCGCCTCGGCTTTACCGCAGCAGCCCGCTACTACGAGTTGCTGGCGGCTTCCGATGACGCCGCACTGGAGGCCGCGCGCGCCTACATCGATGTACAACGTTACACCCAGCTGGCCACATTGGCACAGGAAAATTACGCCGTTCATAAGGAAATCCATGATCAGATCCAGCAACGGGTCACCGCCGGGGTTGGCCGTCGGGTCGATCTGGAGCAGGCAGGTGGCCGCTTGGCGTTGGCTGAATCCAACTGGCTGACCGAGGCCAGCAATCTGCACGATGTCAGCGCCCGTTACGAGCGCCTGATCGGGAGAAGTCCCCGTAGCGCACTGGAGGCCCTGCCGGACTTACAAGGCAAGCTGCCACCCAATGCAGAGCTGATGCCCAGAGCGGTCAGCCGCAATCCGCTGATCCAGACGGCGAAGGCCAACATCCAGGCCGCCAAGGCGAATGTCAACGAACGGAAATCCGCTCATTACCCGACATTGGAGCTGCGGGCCAGCCAAGCCGTGGATCGCGACCGTGACGGGATCGATGGCACACATAAGGATGGCAGCATCCGTTTGGTGCTGAACTACAACCTGTTCAACGGTGGTGGCGATCAGGCCCGTATCCGTGCCGCAGCGGAGAACATGTACACGGCAGTGGATCAGCGGGAAAAGGCTTGCCGCGATATCCGCCAGATCACCCGCATCGCCTGGAATGACAATCTGCGCCTGAAAGAGCAGCAAGGTTATCTGGAGCAACACGAGCTTTCCACCACCAAAGCGCGGGATGCCTATCGTCAGCAGTTCGATATCGGGCAACGCTCATTGCTGGACGTGCTGGATACGGAAAATGAATTGTTCGAAGCCCGCCGCGCGGTGGTGCGGGCCCGCCATGACCGCAGGCTGGCGGAAATCCGGGTGCTGGCCGCCACCCACGATCTGCTGCCCGCTTTGGGGCTTAGCGCACTGCCTGGTGATGATGAGGTCAACAAGCATCTGATCAACGATGATGATTTCAAGTGCCCGACCGACCTGCCCAGCGCCATGCCGCTAGATCGGTCGGCGGCCATGGCGGGGCGACCTGCATTGACCCCCACCAGCTTGCCGGCCCAGGCCCCAGCGGCCAAACCCATGGCGGGCACCCCAGAGGAGGCCATTCGCCAGACCGTGACACAATGGGCCGCCGCCTGGCGCGCAAAGGAGTTCGATGCCTTTGCCAGCCACTATGCCAACAGTTTCTCTCCCGAAAATCAGCAGCCCAACAGCAATTGGCAGGCACAGCGTCGCGCCCGCTTGGCCAAGGCCGGCAGCATCTCGGTGGTGGTGGAAGACATCTCGATCAAGCTGCAGGGCAAAGACAAAGCCCAGGTCAATTTCCTACAGCGTTACCGGTCTGACAGCTATTCAGACAATGTGATGAAGCAATTGGACATGGTATTGGAGCAAGGCGCCTGGAAGATCAACCGCGAAATGGTCACCCAGACCCTGCCGAAGTGA
- a CDS encoding transglutaminase-like cysteine peptidase codes for MTLIFGTAMTWAADLDRMQRMLEQQFGKATSHVMADLRQMLIDTKPAPELDKLQRANEFFNRRLRFVDDKVLWGRDDYWATPVETLGKGGGDCEDFSIAKYFALRSLDVAESKLRLVYVKARVGGGNSTTFQAHMVLAYYAQPDAEPLVLDNLIGDIRPASRRPDLLPVFSFNGEGMWVGNGGQPQPIDRLSRWKELLLRMHAEGSDN; via the coding sequence GTGACATTGATTTTCGGCACCGCCATGACCTGGGCTGCGGATCTGGATCGTATGCAAAGAATGTTAGAGCAACAATTCGGGAAAGCCACGTCACATGTCATGGCAGATCTGCGGCAGATGTTGATCGATACCAAGCCCGCCCCGGAGTTGGATAAGTTGCAGCGTGCCAATGAGTTCTTCAATCGACGCCTCCGTTTTGTGGATGATAAAGTGCTCTGGGGGCGAGATGACTATTGGGCCACGCCGGTCGAGACCCTCGGCAAAGGGGGAGGGGACTGCGAGGACTTCAGCATAGCCAAGTACTTTGCGTTGCGGAGCCTGGACGTGGCGGAATCGAAGCTCCGCCTGGTGTATGTCAAAGCAAGGGTGGGTGGTGGCAACAGCACGACCTTCCAGGCGCACATGGTGCTGGCCTATTACGCACAGCCCGATGCTGAACCGCTGGTGCTGGACAATCTGATCGGTGACATCCGGCCCGCGTCACGGCGACCTGATCTGTTACCGGTCTTCAGTTTCAATGGCGAAGGCATGTGGGTGGGGAATGGTGGCCAGCCGCAGCCGATCGATCGTCTGTCGCGTTGGAAGGAACTGCTGCTGCGCATGCATGCAGAGGGCTCGGACAATTGA
- a CDS encoding bifunctional diguanylate cyclase/phosphodiesterase, translating into MSLLKRLWLTALGATCAAFLIGFVISMINARSYLEQQLRAQSQDSATALALSLSQQSKDKATAELMVSALFDGGHFELIRLQDVQGQVITERNGGARSSTVPSWFEGTFHITVHPGQAQVSDGWKQFGRVTVVAHSKFAYESLWQSGIWFLLTMLAIGLATGLLLTGLFNWAKHPIEDLMAHARAVSSRQYKTMAEPSVPELRRVASAFNTMVRQVREMFAEQSARIEALQREASKDLLTDLPNRAFFLGRLRDQLADETAPPQGMLVVLRLIGLTQFNRDLGRDAVDLVLIGVSDKLKTIVATLPDSLGARLNGADFALLLPSATPEEAEQILHNWLQAARQAVAKLNPDTQGVVCAGLAHYRHGEMERDVLSRTDHALAQGEAGESGWAAAQDLQQLSAAPERDWLLMLSRAVEQASFELARFPVLSMEGRELHEEALLRLTDPDSGQLLTAGQFMPWAQRLGMTAEVDMAAVTLACQHLRHEPGEISVNISPATLGTPGWLDKAKSLFESNRDVAGRLLFEINEAGLSQQGDALQAFTEMARRYKVRVGVEHFGRTFSSIPSLYELNLSFLKIDAGLISDIGHQPSNQRLVKAIVAIAANAQCQVYAEGVHTAIEHAVLVTLGLNGYTGPEATRRLA; encoded by the coding sequence ATGAGTTTACTGAAGCGACTCTGGTTGACCGCGCTGGGGGCGACCTGTGCAGCGTTTCTGATCGGTTTTGTGATCAGCATGATCAATGCCCGGTCTTATCTTGAACAGCAATTACGCGCCCAAAGCCAGGACAGCGCGACTGCATTGGCATTATCGCTGTCACAGCAGAGCAAGGACAAAGCGACTGCCGAGTTGATGGTCAGTGCGCTGTTCGATGGTGGGCACTTCGAGCTGATCCGCCTGCAAGACGTGCAAGGCCAGGTGATCACCGAGCGCAATGGTGGCGCCCGATCCAGCACCGTGCCAAGCTGGTTTGAGGGGACATTCCATATCACCGTTCACCCAGGGCAGGCTCAGGTCAGTGATGGCTGGAAGCAGTTTGGCCGGGTCACCGTGGTGGCACATAGCAAATTTGCTTATGAATCGCTCTGGCAATCTGGCATCTGGTTTCTGCTGACCATGCTGGCGATTGGCCTGGCAACGGGCTTGCTGCTCACAGGGCTTTTCAATTGGGCCAAGCACCCAATTGAGGACTTGATGGCCCATGCCCGCGCAGTATCGTCCCGCCAATATAAAACCATGGCCGAGCCGTCCGTGCCCGAGCTACGACGTGTTGCCAGCGCATTCAATACCATGGTTCGCCAGGTTCGTGAGATGTTTGCTGAGCAGTCCGCCCGCATTGAAGCCCTGCAACGCGAGGCCAGTAAGGATCTGCTGACGGATCTGCCCAACCGAGCGTTTTTCCTGGGTCGGCTACGTGACCAATTGGCGGATGAGACAGCCCCCCCACAAGGCATGCTGGTGGTGTTAAGGCTGATCGGGCTCACCCAGTTCAACCGAGATCTTGGTCGTGACGCAGTGGACTTGGTGCTGATCGGGGTCAGTGACAAATTGAAAACCATCGTGGCGACCCTGCCGGATAGCCTGGGTGCCCGTCTGAACGGTGCGGATTTCGCCCTGCTGTTGCCAAGCGCCACGCCAGAAGAAGCAGAGCAGATTCTGCACAACTGGCTTCAAGCTGCCCGTCAGGCGGTGGCAAAACTGAACCCGGATACCCAAGGCGTGGTGTGCGCCGGGCTGGCACACTACAGACATGGTGAAATGGAACGCGATGTACTGAGCCGGACTGATCACGCGCTGGCGCAAGGTGAAGCAGGCGAGTCCGGCTGGGCTGCCGCGCAGGACCTGCAACAACTGAGTGCTGCACCAGAGCGGGATTGGCTGTTGATGTTGTCTCGGGCCGTGGAACAAGCTTCGTTTGAATTGGCCCGCTTCCCTGTGCTGTCGATGGAAGGCCGAGAGCTGCACGAAGAAGCCTTGCTACGCCTGACCGACCCCGACAGTGGACAGCTTCTCACTGCTGGCCAATTCATGCCCTGGGCGCAGCGGCTGGGCATGACGGCGGAAGTGGATATGGCGGCGGTGACATTGGCCTGCCAACACTTGCGCCACGAGCCGGGCGAAATCTCCGTCAATATCTCACCCGCCACGCTGGGCACACCCGGCTGGCTTGACAAGGCGAAGAGCCTGTTCGAGTCCAATCGGGATGTTGCAGGCCGTCTGCTATTCGAAATCAATGAGGCAGGGTTGTCACAGCAAGGCGATGCACTGCAGGCCTTTACCGAGATGGCTAGGCGCTATAAGGTGAGGGTCGGGGTGGAGCACTTTGGCCGCACCTTCTCCAGCATCCCCTCATTGTACGAGCTGAACTTGAGCTTCCTGAAAATCGACGCAGGCTTGATCAGCGACATTGGCCATCAGCCAAGCAATCAGCGCTTGGTGAAGGCTATAGTCGCCATCGCGGCCAACGCCCAGTGCCAAGTCTATGCCGAGGGCGTGCACACAGCCATCGAGCACGCCGTATTGGTCACACTGGGCCTGAACGGCTATACCGGCCCTGAGGCGACACGTAGATTGGCATAG
- a CDS encoding glycosyltransferase family 4 protein, with translation MIHQNFPGQFRHLALHYANQPEHQIIAIGRQGCPGLPGVRTLTYQLHRQPVKGSHHYLRTFESGVLHGQAVVRLLLQLKQHGFLPDVIVAHPGRGESLFVKEVFPESKLIHFCEWYYHPSGVDAGFDPEFPLSLDDQARIRTRNAMHLLNLEQCDVAVAPTHWQKQVHPASYHNKIQVIHEGIDTALLGPNPQAEFTLPNGHTIRTGDPVVTYVARNLEPYRGFHVFMRTLPALLAAHPTCQVMIVGGDSVSYGSKPKHATGWKEALLQEVSIDPNRVHFLGKIPYDRYRLLLQISAAHVYLTYPFVLSWSLLEAMATGCLVIGSDTPPVREVIQHGVNGLLVPFFDQARLVRTLQHALSHPMDYQALRNAAWQQAQGYARERGLATYATLFGAS, from the coding sequence TTGATTCATCAGAATTTTCCAGGCCAATTCCGCCATCTTGCCCTGCATTATGCCAACCAGCCTGAACACCAAATCATTGCCATTGGCCGTCAGGGATGCCCTGGCCTGCCGGGGGTGCGCACTCTCACATATCAACTGCACCGGCAACCGGTAAAAGGTAGCCACCACTATCTACGCACATTTGAATCGGGTGTGTTGCACGGCCAAGCCGTGGTTAGGCTGTTGCTGCAGCTCAAGCAGCACGGCTTTCTGCCGGATGTGATCGTAGCCCACCCTGGTCGGGGAGAAAGCCTGTTTGTCAAAGAAGTCTTTCCCGAGTCCAAGCTGATCCATTTCTGCGAGTGGTACTACCACCCCAGCGGTGTCGATGCGGGCTTCGACCCGGAATTTCCTCTCTCCTTGGATGACCAGGCGCGCATCCGCACCCGTAATGCCATGCATCTGCTGAATCTGGAACAGTGCGATGTAGCGGTTGCGCCCACACACTGGCAAAAGCAGGTGCACCCTGCCAGTTATCACAACAAAATCCAGGTGATTCACGAAGGCATCGACACCGCCCTGCTGGGGCCCAATCCACAGGCCGAGTTCACATTGCCCAATGGTCACACCATACGCACCGGCGACCCGGTGGTGACCTATGTAGCCCGTAATCTGGAACCCTACCGTGGCTTTCATGTGTTCATGCGCACCCTGCCTGCGCTGTTGGCTGCGCACCCCACGTGCCAAGTGATGATCGTGGGCGGCGACAGCGTGAGCTACGGTAGCAAACCCAAACATGCCACTGGTTGGAAAGAGGCATTGCTGCAGGAGGTGTCAATAGACCCTAACCGCGTGCATTTCCTCGGCAAGATCCCCTATGACCGCTACCGCTTGCTGCTGCAGATCTCAGCGGCACATGTCTATCTGACCTATCCGTTTGTCTTGAGTTGGTCGCTGCTGGAAGCCATGGCCACCGGTTGCTTGGTGATTGGCTCGGATACGCCACCCGTGCGCGAGGTCATTCAACATGGTGTCAATGGTTTGTTAGTGCCGTTTTTTGATCAGGCACGGCTGGTAAGGACTTTGCAGCATGCACTGAGCCATCCCATGGATTATCAGGCCTTACGCAACGCTGCGTGGCAGCAGGCACAAGGGTATGCCAGGGAGCGGGGTCTGGCGACATATGCGACGCTATTTGGAGCTAGTTGA